A genomic stretch from Penaeus monodon isolate SGIC_2016 chromosome 25, NSTDA_Pmon_1, whole genome shotgun sequence includes:
- the LOC119589507 gene encoding uncharacterized protein LOC119589507 yields the protein MQAGALFFLVVSLSTCTPKVLGYAPPPPAIAPIDNLNAASGPRQGAITVTETTTVDRSVVLTDRAFNIVPVTITDYALWTSTLPRQVVVRTSVNDDVAIQTRLVEKPLTITVVDTVSNYRIVTDVLVEFYTITHTCYHIMQSTYTMTARQTLAFSAEVVRTSIRTNTHTVTDYRTVYNTVFVGGRYRY from the exons ATGCAGGCTGGAGCTTTATTTTTCCTGGTGGTCTCCCTCAGTACATGTACCCCAAAG GTACTTGGCTACGCTCCACCGCCCCCAGCTATCGCACCAATTGACAATCTGAACGCTGCCTCCGGACCGAGACAGGGCGCGATCACGGTCACTGAAACCACCACTGTCGATCGTTCCGTCGTTCTCACGGATCGAGCATTCAACATTGTTCCCGTTACCATCACCGACTACGCTCTCTGGACATCCACACTCCCCAGACAAGTC GTTGTGCGAACTTCCGTGAATGATGACGTGGCCATCCAGACTAGATTGGTGGAAAAACCCTTGACAATAACCGTCGTTGATACAGTGTCCAACTACAGAATCGTGACCGACGTCTTGGTCGAGTTCTACACCATCACGCACACCTGCTATCACATCATGCAGTCGACCTACACCATGACAGCTAGGCAGAC ACTTGCCTTCTCCGCGGAAGTGGTGAGAACTTCCATCAGGACAAACACGCATACGGTGACAGACTACCGTACAGTCTACAATACCGTTTTCGTAGGAGGGAGATATCGTTATTAA